One genomic window of Diospyros lotus cultivar Yz01 chromosome 8, ASM1463336v1, whole genome shotgun sequence includes the following:
- the LOC127808702 gene encoding uncharacterized protein LOC127808702 has translation MISASLPLLVCGARTSYTPCLSLKCHLKNSPHKANISAVVHLPLLLRKDFIQFSFCSRYGGISMAALSAKDSGSGEEDNGALEAVLKLYTAIKHRNISELSDIIEEECQCLSNFISTFQPFYGKKQVLDFFSTLMKNMGTSIQFVVQPTLHDGMNVGVSWSLECNKTHVPLGKGFSLYMCHAYQGKVMIRNVEMFMEPLLHIEPLRLKMMGSWMTVMDKIGSNAVFKGNMKRSIYLLLALLLMIALLLFPRLFCKKP, from the exons ATGATCTCAGCGTCACTCCCATTATTGGTCTGTGGAGCAAGAACTTCATACACTCCTTGTCTCAGTCTGAAATGTCATCTCAAAAACTCTCCTCACAAAGCAAATATTTCCGCCGTCGTTCATTTACCATTATTGCTCCGCAAAGATTTCATTCAATTCAGCTTCTGCTCAAGGTACGGAGGCATATCAATGGCGGCGTTGAGCGCCAAAGATTCAGGATCAGGAGAGGAAGATAACGGCGCTTTGGAGGCGGTTCTTAAGCTTTATACTGCAATAAAACACAGAAATATCAGCGAGTTGTCTGATATAATCGAGGAAGAATGCCAGTGCCTATCCAACTTCATCTCCACGTTTCAACCCTTCTATGGGAAGAAG CAAGTGTTGGATTTCTTCTCCACTCTGATGAAAAACATGGGAACTAGCATTCAGTTTGTGGTGCAACCCACACTTCATGATGGGATGAATGTTGGTGTTTCTTGGAGTTTAG AATGCAACAAGACTCATGTACCTCTAGGGAAAGGTTTCAGCTTGTACATGTGCCATGCCTACCAAGGGAAAGTTATGATAAG GAATGTGGAGATGTTCATGGAGCCACTGCTTCACATTGAACCTCTTAGATTG AAAATGATGGGTTCTTGGATGACTGTAATGGACAAGATTGGATCCAATGCAGTGTTCAAGGGTAATATGAAGAGATCAATATATCTCCTGCTGGCTCTTCTCCTCATGATAGCCTTACTCTTGTTTCCAAGGCTCTTTTGCAAGAAGCCATAG